The region ACAGAGAAGTCGTGAGAGATTGTTGCTAGATCAAGCCGTAGGACTTGAGATCTCTGCGTATGCTGATGCTCTTGCTGCTGTTTCAGTTATCGATGAACTCAATCCGGCTCAGGTTCTGAAACTGTTACTTGATTCGAGAAAGTCCTGTGTTTCTCAGAAACTAGGTAGTTGTAAGGTGGCTAGTGAGGATGTGATCATGGTGTTTTGTGAAGTATTGAAGGTGATCCAGGTTAGTGTAGCACATGTAGGAGAGTTGTTCTTGCAGGTTTTAAGCGACATGCCTTTGTTCTACAAGACAGTATTGGGTTCACCCCCTGTTTCTCAGTTATTTGGTGGGATCCCAAATCCAGATGAAGAAGTAAGATTATGGAAATCTTTTAGGGACAAATTGGAATCCATAATGGTAATGCTGGATCGTGATTTCATTTCCAAAGCTTGTTTGGACTTCTTAAGGAGTTGTGGGAAGGAGATTGTCAACAAGGTCAATGGGCGTTACCTAATTGATGCCATTGATAACGGGCAACAGCTTTCTGCAGCTGAGAAATTGATCAGAGAAACCATGGAAGGGAAAGATGTGTTGGCAGGGAGTTTGGAGTGGCTGAAAACCGTTTTTGGTTCAGAGATTGAAATGCCTTGGAGTAGAACCCGTGAGCTTGTTTTAGGCAATGATGATGATCTTTGGGATGAAATCTTTGAAGAAGCTTTTGCATCAAGAATGAAAGCTATAATTCTCTCTGGATTTGATGAAATGAATAAGATAGTCAATGTAAAAGAGTCCATCCTCACAATCTCTGGTGACCAAGTTGACTTTCAAGCTTTCTTGAATAGGTCTCCATTAGGTGGTGGGGTTTGGTTTATGGAGCCAACTAGCAAAAGAGGTGGTTTAGTTACAAGTCCTAAAGCATCCATGGTGGGTAATGATTACCAAAACTGTCTAAATGCTTACTTTGGTGATGAAGTTGGAAGAATCAGAATGGCAGTTGATAACCACTGCAAGAATGTTCTTGAAGACCTTTTAAGCTTCTTGGAATCTCCAAAAGCCTCTTTAAGGTTGAACAAACTAGCACCATATCTACAAAGCAAATGTTTTGAAAGCATTTCAGCCATACTTACAGAGCTCAAGCATGAATTGGAGTACTTGTATGCTACATTGGGTAATACTAATACTAATTCATCAcctccatcatcatcatcatcatcatcatcaccatctccAGCTATAATTGTTGAAAGATCACTATTTATTGGAAGACTCCTGTTTGCATTCCAGAAGTACTCTAAAAACATTCCTGTAATCCTTGGTTCTCCTAGACAATGGTTGAATGAAAGTAGAGTATCAGTATCACCACTTTTGAGGTATTCTAGTGGAAGATTTGATTCTTTCACTTCTGAAAACCATGGAAAGAAAATTCTCACCTCACCTAGAAGACAAACTTCACTTACTGCTTCTGCATTATTTGGAGTTGATGACACTTCAAGCCCACAGCTTTCTGAACTTAAAAAAACAATACAAGATCTTTGTATCAAAGCTCATAACCTGTGGATAACTTGGGTTTCAGATGAACTCTCTTCTCTCCTTTCTCAGAGCCTCAGAAATGATGAATCTTTATCTGCAACCACACCATTGAGAGTAAGTTTTCCTTTTTAGTTTTTATTCCATTACATTTATGTAAATTGTTAAAAATATGTTATAAATATTTACAGGGGTGGGAGGACACAGTGGTTAAACAAGAGGAGTCTAGTGAACACCCATCAGAGATGAAGATCTCACTTCCTTCAATGCCTTCTTTATACATCACCTCATATTTGTTTCAAGCTTCTGAAGAAATTCACCGAGTTGGAGGTCATGTTCTTGATAAACCAATTCTACAAAACTTTGCTTCAAAATTACTCGAaaaggtattttttttttcaaaatcaaaaccctaattcatgtttCTGAACATAACTTTTTTTTAGTCATTAATCATATTCTTGTTGTTTTCTTGATATAGGTGATTGATATATACATGAATTTCCTCTCAAACAATGAATCTACTACAAATACAACCCGTGTGTCTGAAAAAGGAGTACTCCAAATCTTACTGGATCTAAGATTTACTGCTGACATTCTATCTGGAGGCGATTTAACAGGAAACGAAAccttaaaaacatcaaaaacaaaAACAGCATACAGACGAAAACAAGATGTTATTCAACAAACAAAAACCGTTATGAAAGATCGCCTTGATGAGTTGGCAAATCGCCTCTCTCAGAAGCTAGACCCCATAGATTGGCTCACGTACGTttctttaattaatttatttatttttgtgacataattataaaatataattctAAAAATTGTGTATAGGTATGAGCCATATCTGATGGAAAACGAGAAGCAGTGTTACTTGAGACATGCTGTTTTATTTGGTTTCTTTGTGCAACTTAATCGTATGTACACAGACACCATGCAAAAATTGCCTACAAATTCAGAATCAAATATAATGAGATGCTCCACAATTCCTCGTTTCAAATATCTTCCAATCAGGTTCATTCATGAATCATGAATCATGATTCATCTTTTATTAAAttggtttattattattataattattaatgttgaatttttttttttggtatgtaGTGCTCCTGTGTTATCCAAGGGGACAAGTAAGTCTCCTATATCAACATCATCTATAGACAACAGTGTGACATCATCAAGTAATTCATGGAGAAATTATACACAAAATGAGCATATGAATATGGATCATGACACTACAAGTTTAGGGGTTGCAACACCTTTCCTCAAGTCCTTCATGCAGGTAGGTAGATCAAGATCGTCTTCAAGGGCAAAATCGTAATTTTAAAAaagtgactttttttttttttttttttttttttttttttttttttttttataatataaatattgTTGTTGAAATGCCAGGTTGGCAGCAGATTTGGGGAGAGTACATTGAAACTAGGATCAATGCTGACAGAAGGACAAGTAGGGAGATTTGGGGATATTTTACCTGCTCAAGCAGCTGGACTTCTTTCATCATTTACAGCTGGAAGATCAGATTAAAATTTGGATTTACTGATATTATATTTTCCAACAAGTTAAACAAGTTCCAAAAACATGGGAACTCACTTGGGTGACAAATTAAGGTCTCACATGAACTGCTGCTTCGAGGGGATTTGTAAAGAGAATATTTACAGGAGGGTTAAGTTTGTGTGTTTGTTGATGTAAAATTTTGGGATATGTGTGTGTGTAAACGAGGTGAAGACTGAACTTATAATTTCATGTGTTTTAAAGTTAATTTCATGAAGAAAAGAAAATAGAAGAGAGAGGGAAAGAGGGAGTTTGAGGTTAAGTTTAGAAGAGTGTTTTGTGGGGGTTGTGGACTACACATATTTGTATACTGTTTTTATAGCGACTTTATTATATTTTCATTGTTTGGAAACATTTGGTATTATGTGTTTATAATTTGGATCAATCCAATAATTTTAACAAttcatatgttttgtattatttgttAAATGAGATTGGACTCGACTTTTTTACAAAATGAAAGAACTTTTTTACATGATAACTTACGACTAAATATTAAAGTTACAGCTTTTTTCATACGTTATTACTTTACAAAACAGTGAGAGTTATTTTTGATAATTTAATTTGAGAGATTGAGAGACATTTATTGTTACCTTTTAATGTAAAGTTGACATAGCATAGCATGGTAAAAATTGGTtacaaacaatgttttaaaaacctgttttttagttgaaccggtatggtgatccattctcggtttaaccggttcgactgctgggtgaaccggtttctatatttttcatgtatttttctatttttcaacatatacatacatataggaattatgaatttgatgtttaaaagttcaaacattaaaaatacacaaaaataagttgtagatgaattcaaatacattaaaataacacataaccataaattttagtgttttacatcaatccatatacgtcaaaaagaaaataaagtataataccgaaacgaaatataatttttgatgaatacaaacgcatcaaaaaaatttataatatttaccatatgtttttatttagagaaaactaaatatatttgaaaaaaattaccaaagtttattatgtaaatggtttttttttcatgtgtttttattcggttgaaccggtttattttgaccggttcaaccgttTTTTTTCTAGAAACCGACCGGTTCAATCCGGTTTAGAAATCAATGTAAAActggtgatagttgaaccgttcCCTCTCCCTGTTCCTGGTCTAACCGGTTCGatcggccggttcaaaccggtttttaaaacattggttacAAAATGAAAGTTCGATTAAATGATTAAAAGTTGCATATAATGGCAACAATAGTAGTTTTTTAcgtaaaatcattaaaaaaaatgataCATTATTTGATAAagtaattaatatatttaaatagTGAATGCTGAAGTTTTTGAGATAGTTTGAGGACTAATTTTGTAATTTTGTAATTAGTTACACTACCAACGCAAATCCCCCCCAACGCATTTCACCGATCTTCTTCCCCAACGACGAGCGAATTGACACGGAGAAGTGATTCCGCAGGTGAGTTCTACGTTCTGTTCTGTGTAGATCATCTTTCGTTATACCTATTTTCATGTATCCTCTAATTTTTATATGAGTATGAATCATATTATTCCTTGGAAGCATTAGTTTTTAGTGTTAGGGTTCCATTGAATCAAAATGTTCGTTTGTTTGATTAAATTGACAATTCTATGGAGCTTCCTTGTGGTTTCATACAGTTACATCTGTGCTTCTCACTCACAATAATGACAATTTTGATAATCCTCTTGTTAGTTTCGATTTGATTATTGTAATTATGTTATTTCCGAAGTTATGTACTGAATAATTTTCGGTTTTACAAGATTGACTTGATTTACTGCTGTAATTGTTATGATAGCTTCAATATTCCTGTTGCTTGAATTGATTCATTTGTTTGTTGCATCACCAACTCCGATCCAAACTTATCTCAATGGTGAATTCATGCTTTTTGATTATGTTCTCTGCATCTGAACTAGAGGTTTGTAGGTCATCTTTGTTTCCTCACTTTTTTAATCCCTTTGGGCTTAGAACACTGAAGAAAGGAAGAAATCTATATAGTGAACTGAAGCTGAGATGGGAGATTCAGATCCTAGAAACTCTTTGAGATGCAGACACTGTGCAGGTCCTCTCACCAAGGAGATGGTAACTTCCATAACAAAACTATGAATTTTGTTCATCTTCTGTGTGTTATATTGTTCTTATCAATGGC is a window of Lactuca sativa cultivar Salinas chromosome 1, Lsat_Salinas_v11, whole genome shotgun sequence DNA encoding:
- the LOC111918501 gene encoding conserved oligomeric Golgi complex subunit 1; the protein is MRVAGQSPPPPSPRQSTPSSPSTLTAKDAESLFRTKPISEIRNVEAATRKQIQDKSEELRQLVGNRYRDLIDSADSIVNMKSSCHSISGNISAVHDGILHSLSSTTINPNSASSNPARARIYGIACRVKYIVDTPENIWGCLDESMFVGAAARYMRAKLVHHGLTSNDDNKSVLLKFPLLQHQWQIVESFKTQISQRSRERLLLDQAVGLEISAYADALAAVSVIDELNPAQVLKLLLDSRKSCVSQKLGSCKVASEDVIMVFCEVLKVIQVSVAHVGELFLQVLSDMPLFYKTVLGSPPVSQLFGGIPNPDEEVRLWKSFRDKLESIMVMLDRDFISKACLDFLRSCGKEIVNKVNGRYLIDAIDNGQQLSAAEKLIRETMEGKDVLAGSLEWLKTVFGSEIEMPWSRTRELVLGNDDDLWDEIFEEAFASRMKAIILSGFDEMNKIVNVKESILTISGDQVDFQAFLNRSPLGGGVWFMEPTSKRGGLVTSPKASMVGNDYQNCLNAYFGDEVGRIRMAVDNHCKNVLEDLLSFLESPKASLRLNKLAPYLQSKCFESISAILTELKHELEYLYATLGNTNTNSSPPSSSSSSSSPSPAIIVERSLFIGRLLFAFQKYSKNIPVILGSPRQWLNESRVSVSPLLRYSSGRFDSFTSENHGKKILTSPRRQTSLTASALFGVDDTSSPQLSELKKTIQDLCIKAHNLWITWVSDELSSLLSQSLRNDESLSATTPLRGWEDTVVKQEESSEHPSEMKISLPSMPSLYITSYLFQASEEIHRVGGHVLDKPILQNFASKLLEKVIDIYMNFLSNNESTTNTTRVSEKGVLQILLDLRFTADILSGGDLTGNETLKTSKTKTAYRRKQDVIQQTKTVMKDRLDELANRLSQKLDPIDWLTYEPYLMENEKQCYLRHAVLFGFFVQLNRMYTDTMQKLPTNSESNIMRCSTIPRFKYLPISAPVLSKGTSKSPISTSSIDNSVTSSSNSWRNYTQNEHMNMDHDTTSLGVATPFLKSFMQVGSRFGESTLKLGSMLTEGQVGRFGDILPAQAAGLLSSFTAGRSD